One Methanosarcinales archaeon genomic region harbors:
- a CDS encoding site-2 protease family protein produces the protein MNDSEQNIPPDSDDAIIEIIKSEVPDFKIYEYVYEDGVHFLYGHLKNEPKDILKRLWVPLNNMGYDVQMSYELGENVLVVSPIVEQKERIWINVVLASITFFTTMFVGSLFMFGGHPFSNPIDIIKGLPFTLAIMFVLGSHEMGHYFVAKIHGMKTSLPYFIPFPSIVGTMGAVIKNKGPIPSRKALFDVGVAGPVVGLIASIVVTAIGLSLPPVILAVPENGMFLNLSLPPLFLFIGSLLGGIGEDIIIHPVAFAGWVGMLVTALNLIPAGQLDGGHVLWAILGPKADLVSRIMPFILLSIGFFVYDIMHQNGAMWIFWGLFIMLFATGGHPEPLDDADEIGSSRKMLGILVFAAGLLCVTLSPIQM, from the coding sequence ATGAATGATTCTGAACAAAACATTCCACCAGACTCTGATGATGCCATTATTGAGATAATAAAATCAGAAGTGCCGGATTTCAAAATATATGAATATGTGTACGAAGATGGAGTTCATTTTCTATACGGACATCTTAAAAACGAACCAAAAGATATTTTGAAACGATTATGGGTTCCTTTGAACAATATGGGTTACGATGTTCAGATGAGCTATGAACTGGGTGAAAATGTCTTGGTCGTCAGTCCAATTGTAGAACAAAAAGAGCGGATCTGGATCAATGTGGTGTTGGCTTCAATTACATTTTTCACAACTATGTTCGTGGGATCGTTGTTCATGTTCGGAGGACATCCTTTTTCTAATCCAATTGATATAATAAAAGGCCTTCCTTTCACTCTTGCTATTATGTTCGTGTTAGGCTCCCATGAGATGGGCCATTATTTTGTGGCAAAGATCCACGGCATGAAAACGTCGCTTCCTTATTTCATCCCTTTTCCCAGTATCGTAGGCACCATGGGTGCTGTTATCAAAAATAAAGGTCCAATCCCCAGTCGGAAAGCATTGTTCGATGTAGGTGTGGCCGGGCCGGTTGTAGGCCTGATAGCTTCTATTGTGGTCACAGCAATCGGGCTATCTCTTCCTCCAGTAATACTGGCAGTGCCTGAAAATGGCATGTTCCTCAACCTTTCATTGCCTCCCCTTTTTTTATTTATCGGCAGCCTGCTGGGAGGCATAGGAGAAGACATTATCATTCATCCCGTGGCCTTTGCTGGCTGGGTTGGAATGCTAGTAACTGCACTGAACCTTATCCCTGCCGGTCAATTGGACGGCGGACATGTGTTATGGGCTATACTGGGTCCAAAAGCTGATCTTGTTTCCAGGATAATGCCATTCATTCTGCTGTCAATTGGATTTTTCGTATATGATATTATGCATCAAAATGGTGCCATGTGGATATTCTGGGGATTGTTTATTATGCTGTTCGCAACCGGTGGACATCCTGAACCCCTGGATGATGCTGATGAGATCGGCAGCTCAAGAAAGATGTTGGGAATCCTGGTTTTTGCAGCTGGCCTTTTGTGTGTGACCCTTTCACCTATCCAGATGTAG
- a CDS encoding DUF126 domain-containing protein — translation MGRPISRGCAEGVALVTSKSISFLGSVDPVTGIVVEDGHELEGKCLSGKVLVFPQGKGSTVGSYVMYQLKKNNVAPAAIINRSAEPIVVVGAIISDIPMVDSTDPDPIETIKNGDLVRVDGTKGVITIL, via the coding sequence ATGGGAAGACCGATCTCACGGGGTTGTGCTGAGGGAGTTGCCCTTGTAACATCAAAGTCCATATCATTTTTGGGCAGTGTTGATCCCGTTACCGGAATAGTCGTGGAGGATGGGCATGAACTCGAAGGTAAATGCCTGAGTGGTAAGGTCCTGGTGTTTCCGCAGGGGAAAGGTTCAACTGTTGGGTCTTATGTTATGTACCAGTTGAAAAAGAACAATGTAGCCCCGGCAGCTATTATAAACAGGTCTGCTGAACCTATTGTTGTTGTGGGAGCTATTATATCAGATATTCCAATGGTTGATAGTACTGACCCAGATCCAATTGAAACGATTAAAAACGGCGATCTTGTCAGGGTTGATGGTACAAAAGGGGTTATTACGATATTATGA
- a CDS encoding TIGR04013 family B12-binding domain/radical SAM domain-containing protein codes for MNVNFKWNKKNRNSLAALMPLIDGAQLVEQPTDGIMVYSFATAQADEVFREIKDASTDSIFIAGGPHPSVRPKECLEFFDYVVIGEGEETLPELIRSIREGNPIDVEGIAYLKVRDCIYTGKRPDVDLDRYPPFCNNLLMGAIEISRGCPHKCGYCQTPRLFGHRMRHRHPEMVAKYAGMMRDVRFVSPNAFAYGSNGICPEPDKVEALLEAIPEGRRIFFGTFPSEVRPEFVTEEMLRLVKQYCHNTSLSLGAQSGSQDVLDQIGRGHGVDEVKNAIQLCLEYKLTPIIDVIFGLPGETPDDQKDTLDLIKWIVDNNGRIHSHYFTPLPGTPLEDGAPSPVSRDVKRSMGRLALSGKVTGVWEPGI; via the coding sequence TTGAATGTGAATTTTAAGTGGAATAAGAAGAACCGGAACAGCCTGGCAGCCCTGATGCCGCTTATTGATGGAGCACAGCTGGTGGAACAGCCAACTGACGGGATAATGGTCTACAGCTTTGCAACTGCACAGGCAGATGAGGTATTCAGGGAAATAAAAGATGCGTCCACAGATTCTATATTCATAGCAGGCGGTCCACACCCCTCAGTAAGGCCAAAAGAGTGCCTGGAATTTTTCGATTACGTGGTGATAGGGGAGGGAGAGGAAACTCTTCCCGAACTTATCAGAAGCATCAGGGAAGGAAATCCCATTGATGTGGAAGGCATTGCATATCTTAAGGTGAGAGACTGTATATACACAGGAAAAAGACCTGATGTAGACCTTGATAGATACCCACCTTTCTGCAACAACCTCCTTATGGGTGCCATAGAGATCAGCAGGGGATGCCCCCACAAGTGCGGTTACTGCCAGACCCCCAGGCTGTTCGGACACAGAATGCGTCACCGCCATCCCGAAATGGTGGCAAAATATGCGGGTATGATGCGGGATGTGAGGTTTGTATCTCCCAATGCTTTTGCATACGGTTCAAATGGTATATGTCCGGAGCCGGATAAAGTAGAGGCGCTGCTGGAAGCTATTCCGGAAGGGCGCAGGATATTTTTCGGTACATTTCCCTCAGAGGTCAGGCCTGAATTCGTGACCGAGGAGATGCTTAGACTGGTAAAACAATACTGCCATAATACATCCTTAAGCCTGGGTGCGCAGAGCGGCAGCCAGGATGTGCTTGATCAGATTGGCAGGGGGCATGGAGTGGATGAAGTAAAAAATGCGATACAGTTATGTCTGGAATATAAACTTACACCCATTATTGATGTTATATTTGGGCTACCCGGCGAGACCCCGGATGATCAGAAAGATACATTGGATTTGATAAAATGGATTGTTGATAATAACGGTCGCATTCATTCCCATTATTTCACACCGCTACCTGGAACGCCGTTAGAGGATGGTGCGCCTTCTCCAGTGAGCAGGGACGTGAAAAGAAGTATGGGCAGGTTGGCTTTAAGTGGTAAGGTTACCGGAGTCTGGGAACCGGGAATTTAA